The following are encoded in a window of Manihot esculenta cultivar AM560-2 chromosome 8, M.esculenta_v8, whole genome shotgun sequence genomic DNA:
- the LOC110621715 gene encoding two-pore potassium channel 1, whose product MANDDKPDQPLLSDAKDACINAHEKKSLQRKRLVQSNNGDTSDVRHQERNGIHSLKWLESFLEKQKFSFKQVLILFSVYLGVGTSGFFFTMNQIDGKKTHGFVDAMYLCVVTMTTVGYGDLVPHSVLAKLIASVYVFFGMAMVGIILSKAADYIVEKQEVLLVRAINIRGKLGSTQILKEVENHKVEYKLLSAVAILLVLIVVGTAFLCLIENFEVVDAFYCVCSTMTTLGYGDESFSTTTGRLFAVFWILSSTLCLAQFFCYLTELYTELRQKLLVKRVLTRNMTSSDLESADLDHDKVVSAAEFIVYTLKEMGKIDDNDISLVMERFKKLDIDHSGTLTESDIVQSHSSRS is encoded by the exons ATGGCCAATGATGATAAACCTGATCAGCCTCTACTTTCAGATGCGAAAGATGCTTGTATAAATGCCCATGAGAAGAAGAGCCTTCAAAGAAAAAGACTTGTGCAGTCTAACAATGGTGATACATCAGATGTCAGACATCAAGAGAGAAATGGGATCCACTCACTTAAATGGCTTGAATCTTTCTTGGAGAAACAGAAGTTTAGTTTCAAGCAAGTACTCATTTTGTTTTCAGTCTATTTAGGTGTAGGCACTTCAGGTTTCTTCTTTACAATGAATCAGATTGATGGGAAGAAAACCCATGGATTTGTTGATGCTATGTACTTGTGTGTTGTGACAATGACCACCGTTGGATATGGAGACCTTGTGCCCCATAGCGTCCTAGCAAAGCTAATTGCTTCTGTTTATGTATTCTTTGGGATGGCTATGGTTGGGATTATTCTCAGCAAAGCAGCAGATTACATTGTAGAAAAGCAAGAGGTTCTCTTGGTTAGAGCCATAAACATTCGTGGGAAACTTGGCTCTACACAGATTCTTAAAGAGGTTGAAAACCATAAAGTCGAGTACAAGCTACTCTCTGCTGTTGCCATTCTCTTGGTGCTTATAGTTGTAGGAACTGCTTTCTTGTGTttgattgaaaattttgaagttGTTGATGCCTTTTATTGTGTTTGTTCCACAATGACTACTCTTGGGTATGGAGATGAAAGCTTCTCAACTACAACAGGTCGCTTATTTGCTGTTTTCTGGATACTGAGCAGTACCCTTTGCCTTGCTCAATTCTTCTGCTACCTCACTGAACTATACACAGAATTAAGGCAAAAATTGCTCGTTAAACGGGTACTAACTCGAAACATGACATCCTCAGATCTTGAATCAGCTGATCTTGATCATGATAAAGTTGTGAG TGCTGCAGAGTTCATTGTATATACACTGAAGGAAATGGGAAAGATTGATGACAATGATATTTCATTGGTGATGGAGAGGTTCAAGAAGCTTGATATTGATCATTCAGGAACCTTGACAGAATCTGATATAGTTCAATCTCATTCATCTCGATCATAA